From Pectinophora gossypiella chromosome 16, ilPecGoss1.1, whole genome shotgun sequence, one genomic window encodes:
- the LOC126374038 gene encoding uncharacterized protein LOC126374038, with amino-acid sequence MAVRNRNHLLLSVIITFFFYQTSEAVKCFHCNSANNSACLDLHLQKMHAIIPIVDCAKSLPSSLTKDGFFCRKITQTILHVDKTPEVRITRGCGWIKHKRECYKNDNKDHLETVCQCFGDMCNGANAREIELSAVAAVAILTTFRTWRGI; translated from the exons atggCTGTGAGAAACAGAAACCATTTATTGCTCAGcgttataataacttttttcttCTACCAAACAA GTGAAGCTGTGAAGTGCTTCCACTGCAACAGCGCGAACAACTCGGCGTGTCTGGATCTCCACCTGCAGAAGATGCACGCCATCATCCCAATAGTGGACTGCGCCAAGTCGCTGCCCAGCTCGCTTACCAAGGACGGGTTTTTCTGCAGAAAGATCACTCAGACTA TCCTCCACGTGGACAAGACACCCGAAGTTCGGATCACTAGAGGCTGCGGCTGGATAAAGCACAAACGTGAATGCTACAAGAATGACAATAAGGACCATTTAGAGACAGTATGCCAGTGTTTTGGAGACATGTGCAATGGCGCCAACGCGCGGGAAATCGAACTGTCAGCTGTTGCCGCGGTCGCCATCTTGACGACCTTCAGGACATGGCGGggaatttga